The stretch of DNA TAAACCAATATAATATCACAcgtacaaataaaggcaacagtagcataccgctgttcaaaactcataaatccatggacaaaaaacaaaatcggggtaacaaactaaaaccgagggaaacgcattaaatataagaggagaacaacgacacaacactaaaatgtaacacacacagaaacggacaaagcatcagacaaaatcccacgagaataacaaatataacatcaaaaccaaatacatgaatttgggatagacaagtaccgtgacacgtcttatcgcaatgtgaaattacactaaaaaataagagaaaacaaacgacgcaacgttaaaatgtaacacacacagaaacgaacaataatataacaatggccatattcctgacttggtacaggacatttttaaaggaaaaaatggtgggttgaacctggttttgtggcatgccaaacctcgcactttaatggcaatgttaaatataacattgaaatgacaacataatattacaggactacaatacaaataaataggagaacgtattagacaaagaaacacatgattaatgaataacaaaaagcatcaggtttaaaattcaatacgtcaaaaacgcgcctcgtccacacaagactcaccagtgacgcccagatataaaagatcgaaagcgaaaaaagtacaaagttgtacagcactgaagatcaaaagttgaaaaatacaAGTACAAATACTTAACTACAGTAGTCAGACGTACCTTCCTGACATCCTTGTTCAACAGCCCAATCTCTGAATACCGTATCCCGTAATATCAAAGGTATAAACCATAATCCGTGAACAAATGTTTCACATGACGTCCATGATACTGAATTCTCAACTGAAAAACACGTCATTTTGTTCATTATGAGTTACGGACATTGCTGTATATATTGTTAAAATGATTGCGGAGTATATTAAATATCgacaaaatatatatgtttatcaaatttagaaaagaaatgGGAAACGTGTGAAAGGGACAATAACCCTGCCAAGGAGCAAAAAACAACACAAGGCAACTAATAGACGAGAAGATTTCGCGCTCGGAAGCTGGAGTTAGATGGccactaaacaaaaatgtgtacaagttcagtgaaaatgCATGACACAGCCTCAttgtaaataattattgtttACTGTTGACTTTTTTCACACAGAATTCAACAATTTACGACGTTTTGCTATCAGTGAAAGCAAATAAAGTGCTTAAAAATCAGCTTGTTTTTTTCACCGTTAGTCATGAACATTTATGTATAACTAACGATCAATTTCAATCGTAAGATATTTTGTGAACAGAGTTTCATATTCGTAAGACAGTGTTTGTCATATTTTACGTTAAAATCGTCTACTTTATATTTTGTACTTTAACACATACTTTGTCTCTCTCGCTCTTTCTCTCGAAATATATAAATTGGTGTGTGCTAGTCACATAATTCTGTCCATGACGCCAAACTTTCTAAGcatatataaactataaaaaagaagatgtggtatgattgccaatgagacaactatccacaaaagaccaaaataacacagacattaacaactataggtcaccgaacggccttcaacaatgagcaaagcccataccgcatagtgagctataacaggccccaataagacaatgtaaaacaattatttgCTACTCACAGAAATCTCTCCATGACGCCAAGCTCTCTCAATACATATATAATCATTGTGTGCTACTCACAGAAATCTTTTCATGACTTCAAGCTCTATCAATATAactatttatcctgcaattagcccatattattgtacaaataacaggtatacaaataaatttttgctttatttgtacatgtacaaataaagtctACTGTTACCCGGCTTATATGTTGAGCACAGGGTAATGTGGATTTTTCTTTTGTAAACCAGTTTATTTTTTgggtcctcttcgcggtccgcgtttaaactttgtcaatttctttgaaaatttatagACAATGatttacattttgaaaagtttcaagtgCTGAGTGTAAttttcaggataaaaacaatatatgtacattgtcggaagaTATCAAatgtatttgtactcgctacgaaacaggagaaaagcttGGCAGAGCCTctcttttcgtcctgtttctaaaggtctttcatacaaataaatgttatattttccgacaatgtacattgtatatatatatatatatatatatatatatatatatatatatatatatatatatatatatatatatatatatatatataaaactgacgaggaaaggtaacacacggccaccaaaaactttattatagtgaagcccaggtggtcgtgtggtctagcgggacggctgcagtgcaggcgatttggtgtcacaatatctcagtagcatgggttcgaatttcggcgagggaagaacaaaaaatttgcgaaagcaaatttacagatctaactttgttgggttgatgtttagacgagttgtatatatatatatatatatatatatatatatatatctggtgtactaaaaaaatattgacaccgtttgtttgtggcataacatcgtggccacaagttaatttttttctgtttagtattaaattcatattaagatccattttgttacatcttgtgatcaattttatttggcaatcgccaatggcagtcagcagggttaaagaacatcagttgttcgacctgttagtcaaatgcgttttgtttaaatacactttttcaattttttggtcttttggaaaatgttgtttgtgctctattttgacccttttacaacgaaatttgtttaacatgcacacgtatataaattgcggtttttatccaacgcaatcataggtttgaacgtagttttcaatgtagactcgtttatatatatatatatatatacacgtttatatatatatatatatatatatattatatatatacaactcgtctaaacatcaacccaacaatgttagatccgtaaatttgctttcgcaaatttttggttcttccctcgccgggattcgaacccatgctactgtgatatcgtgacaccaaatcgcctgcactgcagccgtcccgctagaccacacgaccacctgggctctcaaaaaaagagctttcgctggccgtgtgttacctttcctcgtcagttttaatctagcggcgtactacagtacatgatatataaggcatgaagatgttattgttacagatcagctaaattatctatagtaaaggatcctacaaattaatgtaatatacagtcacagaaaataattatatttataaatacgtctgagtcagtgacaactctacaacagatgtatccatcggatcgccatcatcgatggtgatacatggctgtgtaaataatgtatatacaactcgtctaaacatcaacccaacaatgttagatccgtaaatttgctttcgcaaatttttggttcttccctcgccgggattcgaacccatgctattgtgatatcgtgacaccaattcgcctgcactgcagccgtcccgctagaccacacgaccacctgggcttcactataataaagtttttggtggccgtgtgttacctttcctcgtatatcatgtactgtagtacgccgctagattaaaactgacgaggaaaggtaacacacggccagcgaaagctctttttttgagagcccaggtggtcgtgtggtctagcgggacggctgcagtgcaggcgatttggtgtcacgatatcacagtagcatgggttcgaatcccggcgagggaagaaccaaaaatttgcgaaagcaaatttacggatctaacattgttgggttgatgtttagacgagttgtatatacattatttacacagccatgtatcaccatcgatgatggcgatccgatggatacatctatatatatatatatataaacgcctaagAAAGTGTTCACAACACTCCAAatacaaaactagaggctctcaagagcctttatcgctcacctgattctacttgggttatTGAAATCATCTAACAAGAaaaaaatttggctacaaagtaacaacactacGCCAGCACCTCATTagaaaggaacatttatgctatgtttgctttcattcaattcagtggttctcaaaaagaagacatttgtatgtatttcccatagggtcctatgttaaacaaagTCCCCTGCTGGAAGCCACCTTGgttgatggattggctacaaagtaacaacacttggtcagcatgtcataaggaacattcatgctatgtttgacttcattccatttagtggttctctaaaagaagacatttgtatgtatttcccatagggtcctatgttaaactaagccccccgctggcagccatcttggatgatggatccgctacaaagtaacaacacttggtcagcacctcatagggaacattcatgccaagtttggttttattccattcagtggttctctaaaagaagtcatttgtatgcatttcccattgggtcctatgttaaactaagtccccctctggcggccatcttggatgatggatctgctacaaagtaacaacacttggtcagcacctcatagggaacattcatgccatgtttggtttcattccattcagtagttctctaaaagaagtcatttgtatacatttcccatagggtcctatgttaaactaagtccctcccTGGGGCTATCTTAGATGACAGATCctctacaaagtaacaacacttgctcagaaccttataaggaacattcatgcaaagtttggtttcattccattcagtggttctctaagagaagtcatttgtatgcatttccctttGGGTCCagtgttaaactaagtcccctgctggcggccatctcggatgatggatcggctacaaagtaacaacatttgatcagcaccttataaggaacattcatgccatgtttggtttcattccattcagtggttctctaaaggaagtcatttgtatgcatttcccatagggtcctatgttaaactaagtcccccgctggcggccatcttggatgatggatcggctacaaagtaacaacacttggtcagcaccttataaggaacattcatgccatgtttggttttattccattcagtggttctctagaagaagttcaaaatgtaaaaagttaacgacgacgacgacgacgacggacgacggacgacggacgctaagtgatgagaaaagctcacttggccctttgtatttaaagcatatatttgaactctctgttgtaataagccatataacctatgtcatgtttaataaatttttagaatggtgcaagcgtcttaactgattttcggtttgacttttttattgtataaatttcaagattgtaacaATTTAATTTAAGAAGACTTAAAggtgattcatttaacatcagaatctcactgaggaaggatatctgttatccgaaatatttataaataattacatttaaagttaccttttttgtttttttggagttgttgtgtacactttcttaggcgtttatataatttatttaatgtgtacatgtatcgttacttgatccagcgccctcgtggggAATATTGTTGACTactattcagacgttttatatatatatataaacgagtgtaaattgaaaactacgttcaaacctatgaatgcgttggataaaaactgcaatttttatacgtgtgcatgtaaaacaaatttcgttgtagaagggtctaaatacagcacaaacaacattttccaaaagaccaaaaaaaataagaagtatatttaaacaaaacgcatttgactaacaggtcgaacaactgatgttctttaaccctgctgactgccattggcgattgccaaataaaattgatcacaagatgtaacaaaatggatctaaagataaatttaatactaaacagaaaacaattaacttgtggccacgatgttatgccacaaacataaggtgttaatatttttttgtacaccagatccggatttcgacaataaatgcctcttcagtgatgttagggatcaaaacggtatttggaaggccatataaaatgtaccctcagttttagatagactcttgaattttaagagtctatatatttatatatatatggcagtcagcagggttaaagaacatcagttgttcgacctgttagtcaaatgcgttttgtttaaatatactttttcacttttttggtcttttggaagatgttgtttgtgctgtatttagacccttctacaacgaaatttgttttacatgcacacgtataaaaattgcggtttttatccaacgcaatcataggttgaacgtagttttcaatttagacttgtatatataaaatgactgaataaatagtcaacgatcaatcttacagggcgatggatcatgtaatatgattctgtacactacaaaatataatatataacaagtcaaaaagggtacaacatcaccattaaataactataaaatgaacaaatactagatatttcggataacagatatccttcttcaataatagcacgatgtcaaatgaatcatgtcaaaatattcaaactgagaaactttttctaaacttgaaatttatacaatttaaccGAACACCACggacgctgatacaattttagaatttccaaacacggcgcaaagattacaaagatatgccaaatgaaaatagttattttcgatgtgaactggcacaactctaaatttccaaaggttgtgacagtttagatgttataactgcattgagggcagccctcaaacaaaaaaaatcaaaaatgcccTTACCGATCCAAGtttgtataatatttgaaatttaacaacggtagggcaattgcaacagaaactacatatttaagcctcccaaacgaatagcagtctaataatgattagaaaaatataaGTTTGATCAAaagaggtaaaataattgaacgtggctacgtacttatacatccatcccgaatgaatgaagccctgtaatttaaactggtattttaaaaagaatttccaactgtaaagccagtactaaagccggagttactggaaacaagtgatgacaggaaaatgaggggctcattctatgttttttcatttatgccctctggggaaactgtccgtaactttctcagccaaaatctttcccgaacgactctgtcgaccttcgaccaaccctcattgtggtctatgattgtgatggtaaggtttttgagatcagcttgtgtgtgccCAGGTGATCTCCAATGatgacttacgggtaggtcgggcttgcaagtgtagtcacttcgatgaccattcatgcgtttgttgaatggctgctctgtctcgccaacttactgcatgccacatcgacactgaaggaggtatacaacattctgggttttgcaagttacattgcaaaatatagtgtacacagcgccgtgtttggaaattctaaaattgtatcagcgtctgtggtgttcgcttaaattgtataaatttcaagatttagaaaaagtttctcagtttgaatattttgacatgattcattttacatcgtgctattattgaagaaggatatctgttatccgaaatatctaatatttgttcattttatagttattcaatggtgatgttgtaccctatatatatatatattatcagtctaaagatttgcacaacggtactgatataagatgttataatacgaaaatgttgttattaaatcgtcatatatatatatatacacatattgcCTATAGATCATAATCTAATCTATGATAATCAAATTCAATCATCAATGGAATAACAAACATTCTCTCGTACAAGAAACATACGCACATATCAATAATGATAAAAGTatcataaaatgaaaatgaaaaaaaagtttatacaaAAGATTATTTGTAACAAATGATATATGAATTTAACAAGAGGGTATGATTGCAAATGGAACAACTCTTCgtcagagaccaattgacgtagaaGTAAGGAACAACAGgacaccatacggccttcaactataGGCAAAATTCATAACACATagcaagtatatatatatatatatatatattgctatgTGCTACTCACAAAAATCGTTCCATGACGCCAAGCTCTCTCGTTATATATAAATTCTGCTACTCACAGTAATCTTTCCATGTTGCCAAGTCATCTTCCTCTTCTTCGTCACGCATTGGTTCATTTCTCCGGTCCATGTATTCGGTGACAGGACTAAGGTTTGGATTATTTGTCTCAATGTTCTCTACGGGTAAGtagattttttgtaaatgtttaatgtatCTAGCTGAATGATCTCTTTGTAAAGGAAACATTTCATTATTTGAAGCTGAAAAAATATTCCTcataatttgttctttttttatattatttataatttgaaaagaaACGGCGTTTTGAATGGATTGTTCAAAGTTATTTGAATCAAAATCATGTCTATACAGGGATTGTTGTACATCCTCGTTCATGGTGTTATCATACGCCAGGCAAAATGTAATAAGTACTTTCAGACATATCCAAAATATCCATGGCATAGTATCAACTTCCCGCAGAGTATTCTACAAAATAGTACAATAGATCATAATCTAATCTATGATAATCAAATTCAATCATCAATGGAATAACAAACATTATCTCGTACAAGAAACATACGCACATATCAATAATGATAAAAGTatcataaaatgaaaatgaaaaaaaagtttatacaaAAGATTATTTGTAACAAATGATATATGAATTTAACAAGAGGGTATGATTGCAAATGGAACAACTCTTCgtcagagaccaattgacgtagaaGTAAGGAACAACAGgacaccatacggccttcaactataGGCAAAATTCATAACACATAgcaagtatataaaaaaaaaacgaaatgacaattcaaaccagaaacaTAACGTCAGATGAATGtacaaaaataaactgaaaacaaatgGATTACTAGTAAACAGCAAACAAACCAGAACAACTTTATTAtagactcctgacttgagacagggtCATATGGAATCTGGCGAATATCAGTTTAGGTATCAAactttttgctttaaaatattattgaaaagttcatattttgGCATTCGTtagcaatattttcaaaatgtcgGCCACTGTTGGAAGTTTACAACGACACGACATGCCGgtattcatttagttataaatcaaaaagtattatttcaaatattaatcggagtgtgtctttttatatttaagaattttcCTTTTTCACATGtcctttaatatatttattagaaaCAGTCTCTTACACTAAAAATGAAGAATGGTTTATATGCATGAACCATGCAGTTTACATTGATAGCTTGGGCTGAcatgtgaatatatatttttaaagatttgtacCATGAAAATCAACAATGTTAGATGCATGTCTTTTCAATAATTGTCTTACCTTAAAGCATCATAGAATTAAACAGTGTTTATCTCTGTTAAAGTGGGTACAtgctatttgttttgataaaaatttcgAGTTACATAAATTTAACTGTTtatattgcaattaaatatgacacgTTATTGTAACTTGTATGATAATTGTAAAGATTGTtgccaatctttaatttaaaaacaatatctttggtttctggatattaaataatgactaaacaacttttaaaagtatcagagattattattatcaataataataaatacaggtaaatgaaatacaatatgttaaaacgtttgaatgtgtttttcgtGTATGCGTTATTACCTCTTGGATTCTTTCAAGCTCGGTTTAAATTCGTTTCGTTATCAGAAAAGTCCGGTTTTTATAGTTCTTAGCACGCCTTATCCTTGCGTGTAAGAATATAGTCCGTTGCCGGTCAaggttaaatcatgtaaataactgtcagtacgtacatacatatgaattataaagaaaGCAAGCATAATTTCGTACGTCTCGACACCGATTCAACGATATAAAGCATGTAAATACAAGTAACTAAAGAAATGTAGGATTCATAACAAGCTAGAAAACAAAGATGTTATTCGGACGCCACATGTTGGCGGAATTTCGTAACGTTAAATCGGCAACTGTCAAATTTGCCGGGAACGACGTTACGTTTACAAAAAGGTACTGCCGCGATATTTAACGTTCACAACACTGCCCTCCGTCAAAATAGAATTTCGTCTCGAAATTTAAACAACTACGaaatattaaatcaatttatACAATCAAACAAAATCAAGTTAAACAAGCACCTGCTGCtgaatattaaaattaagaaaatttgtttttgtctaaatCACGAATAACCTAATATCACGATTCATGACACGTGTAATGGTAAAATTGTACCAACGGCATACAAAacagtaaacatataaataatgtcaacaaatttctgaatttgtgtcttttcagtataataaaatgtttttaaaattttcaacgtCTTCTTTTTCCAACAGCTTCACTGTATTATTGGTTCGTCTCTTTTGGTCTGTCTGTGTATCTTGTGTTCTTTCTCCTTCTGTATCCTCTACTGCTCTTTTCTTCCTTTTTCTCCAATCTTTTCGTGTGTCTTGAGTTACATGTTTTTCATTCTCAAGTTCTTTCTTAGTTTGGTTTAAATCTGTGTTACGGAAACTATCTTTCAGTTGACTAATTTTTTCCTTTTGACAGAACTGGTTTCCGTCTTCTTCTGTAACAGGAACATTTTCATCTGTAACACTTAAATTATCTTCTGTAACATGTTGCAAAAGTTCAGGCAACATTTGGACATCGACCTTGTCCGTCTGATTACCCTTATAACTTGCACTTGTAATATTTCCTATATATTCACACATGTCCTGCGTACTTGCTACCATGGGTTCTCTGTCATCTGCCATTACCGGCTCTTCCACTGAATCTCTGGTTGACAGGAACTCACTTCTTTCCGCTTCTTTGTAAATGACTAGCCCAGAATTGGTGTTCTTTTCTCCGACACTGGCTACTTTCATTTCATCAATTAGGTCACATCCTAATAACATGTTCTCTTCAATGGGCGCTACATAAACTGGCCATTTGAATGTTTCACTCCTCAGATTAACTTTCACCTCTGTAATCCCTTCTGTTGTCAAGTTCTTTCCGGCCTCAGCAACTTCCAAATTTCTTGCTGCTCTCCTTAGTTTTGGCCGTTTACTTTCAGGAATCTGATCATACAACTTCTCACTTAGAACAGTCACCTCCGCTCCAGTGTCAATAACTGTATTCGTCACAATCTTGTTAATGACCACTGGAACTGCAATGCTAGCTGCTGTCACCCGATCAATGATAACATTCTCTTCTATCCTGCTGATCGTTTCTGCACTACCCATTACCTCCTTTGGTGTGTTCTCTGGTGTGTTCTGTTGTATCTCCTTAGACTCCTCAAACAACATCTCTAGGCTTAAATCTAGGTCCTGTATATCTAGGCTATCTTCTTCAAATGATCTCTTCATAGAAACTGTACCCACTGATGTTTCCGGTTCAACCAAATGCTCTATCATTTGGCAAGGTTTCtcttcaaatttcaaataattcTCTTTAATTTTTTCTTCACCATGTTTAGGGGCTGACACTT from Mytilus galloprovincialis chromosome 2, xbMytGall1.hap1.1, whole genome shotgun sequence encodes:
- the LOC143064513 gene encoding uncharacterized protein LOC143064513, whose translation is MPWIFWICLKVLITFCLAYDNTMNEDVQQSLYRHDFDSNNFEQSIQNAVSFQIINNIKKEQIMRNIFSASNNEMFPLQRDHSARYIKHLQKIYLPVENIETNNPNLSPVTEYMDRRNEPMRDEEEEDDLATWKDYFENSVSWTSCETFVHGLWFIPLILRDTVFRDWAVEQGCQEALFRFVVPPITSVFGIDYRDLKF